GGTTTGAGTATATGTACCTTGACTTCAATGTGCCATCATCTTCATATTTCTCTAACTTAAGTAGCTTCCAAGTCTTTGGCTCAGCCCACAGGACTAGCTTTTTGTTCTTTGAATTTGACCTAACAAAAGCAATTTTGTAGAGCTTGCCGTTCTGTCCTTCTTCGGTCTCTACATTGGTAACTACGTAATCCTGCCACAGCTGGTCGGTAAAGATGCCGATGTCAAGGTCTCCCTGCCGCTTATGGGGTTGCCTAGCAATGTTCTCCTTCTTTGATATATGCAATCCCGGCGCCCTAATTGACTTAATGTCTCCATTTATTACAATTGCAACTGTTACCAACCCAAGCTTGCCCTCAATTTTCATTTTGTCAGGGGCTTTGTATTTGATTGTGGTGGATTTGAACTCGTAGCTATTCGGGAAGTCCTTTCCAATTTTCTTTAGCTCGGGAACATTTGCATACAAGACCCGACACGTCAGAGTTATATCCTTGAAAGCTTGAGTCGCTTGGCGAACTTGAGCGCGTATGTCAGGGTCAGTCCGCCCAAAAGTAGCCAAAAGCGATAGCAAAATAGTTAAAACCAATAATTTTAAAGCACTACGCATTTTAACCGCAGAGTCTGACAAGCCATATTTCAATACAATACGTGGTTGTCAGTCTTCAGGTTTCGAGTCCTCGCATCGCCTTTATCTTTTTGGTTAACAAAGGAATGATTTCAAGGCAGTCGCCGACAAAGCCCACATCTGCAACGCCGAAGATTGGTGCATCAGGATCTTTGTTGATTGCAATGATAGTGTCTGAAGACGACATTCCCGCAAGATGCTGAACCGCACCGCTAATTCCACATGCAATATAGAGTTTTGGACAGACAGTCTTTCCTGTTTGTCCAACTTGATGGCAGTATGGAATCCATCCTGCGTCCACAGCCGCCCTGCTTGCACCGACTGCGCCACCAAGCAGTTTTGCCAACTCCTCAAGCATTGAAAAGTTTGAGGGATCCTGAATGCCCCGACCGCCAGATACAATGATATCCGCCTCGACGAGGTTGACCGTCGACTCGTACTGCTCAATGAAGTCGAGAATCTCGCTGCGAGAACTGAAAAGTTGAGGCTTGGGGGTGAGGTTTATAATCTGTGCTTTCTTCCCATCATTCCGCTTCGGGCTTACTGGGAATACCTTATGCCGCACGGTTGCCATCTGCGGGCGGGTATATGGACAAAGAATAGTTGCCATCACGTTGCCACCGTATGCTGGGCGCGTTTGGTATAGCAGACCATCATCCTTACCAATCGCCAAACCGGTGCAGTCGGCGGTCAACCCTGTATATAGACGAATTGCCACTTGCGAAAGGAACGATCGCCCCGTTGTTGTTGCACCTGCAAGCATAATCTCCGGCTTCAGCTCACGGATAACATCTGCTAAGATTCGAGAATACCGCTCTCCATCATACTGAGCCAGTTCAGGAGCTTCATAAAGGTAAATCTTGTCAACTGGATATTCAGCGAGTTCGGCGGCTGCATCGCCAAGATTATTTCCAAGAACGATAACTGCCAACTCTGCCCCGCGATCGTCGGCAAGCTTGCGACCGACACCTATGAGCTCAAACACGACAGGAGCAATTTTGCCGCGGAACTGCTCGCCAAAAACCCAGACTCCCCTATATTGCCCAAGATCTTCGGCCGGTTGCTTCTCAATCTCGATGGCTATCGCACGAAGCCGACAGGCGCTCACGCACGAACCACAGTAGTTACAAATGTCAAGGTCAATGATTGCCAGCTTGTTATTAACGGTAATTGCATTAAGCGGACATGCTTTTACACATAATCCGCAACCATTGCATTTGCTTTCTATAACTCGGATTGCCACTAGACTATCTCCATCTCCTTCAATACGTTTAACAACTTGTCAGCAAGCTCATCTGGCTCGCCTGTGAATTTTTCTCCGCCCTCTCGGCGAGGCGGTGAAAAAACTTTGATTACCTGCGTTGGTGAACCTTGAAGCCCTATCTTCTCCGGAGAAGCCTCTATGTCGTCTGGCTTCCAGACGGGTATCTGCGCCTTCTTCGCGTTCATCTTTCCTCGCAGAGAAGGGGTTCTAGGCTCGTTAATCTCCTTTACCACGGTTAGAACAGCCGGCAGGCGAACAGAACAAACCTCATAGCCATTCTCAAGTAGCCGCCTGACGGTCAACTTCTTCTTGTCAAAGGACTCAATTTTTGCCACATAGGTTGCCTGGGCATAATCTAGGTGCACCGCTATACCTGGCCCAACTTGACCAGTATCACCATCAATCGCCTGCATCCCACAAAATACGAGAGCTGGCTCAAGCTTCGCGAGGGCTTTTGCAAGCGTGTAGGACGTTGCCCAAGTATCCGCACCGGCGAAGGCTCGGTCAGACAGCAGTATTCCACCATCCGCGCCGAGCGAAATTGCTTCTCTCAGGGCTTCCTCAGCCTGTGGCGGACCCATCGTGACCGCTGTAACGGTAGCTTCCTCACCTTGCTCCTGAAGGCGTTCCTTCATCCGAACTGCCTCCTCCAGTGCATAAAGGTCAAAAGGGTTAATCTGGGTCTCAACGCCTTCGCGAATTAGTGTGTTTGTCTCAGGATCGAACTTTACCTCCGTAGTCGCAGGAACTTGCTTGATGCATACACAAATTTTGAACATAACCACCAACCTAAAAAATAGAATGCCGATGTAGCATAAAATTGGGGCACTGATTGAAAAACCAAAGTCACTAATGACTTTGATTTTACCGCCCAAAAAACTCGTATTTAGTCACGGCCATAATTCTACACTATTGGGTAATTATTGGTCAAACCCCCAAAAAGGCTATCTTACATGGCGCATTCTTGACACCCTACGCTGCCCTTGATATAGTTGAGGTCGGACGAACACTCTACTTCGGCAGGAAAACGATTGGACAAAGCAAAAACTCCTAAGTACGGCATCAGGTTCCGAGCAATCCTCCTCGGCCTGATTCTCGTGCCGTTTAACTGCTACTGGGTTACAATCACCGAAATCAAATGGTGTAGCAACGACAGCACCTGTGTTTCCTTATTTATGACAGTCGTTTTTCTCCTCTTCGTCTTAACCATTGCCAACATCCTTATCGCTAAGCGCTTCCCTAGCCTAACGCTGAACCAGGGCGAGCTGATGGTGGTCTACATTATGCTCAGCATTTCGACCGCCATGTGTGGCCATGATATGATGGGCAATCTCCTTCCAAATATCACAAATGTCTTTTGGTTTGACAATCCACAAAATGACTGGCAGAAATTCCACCGCTACATCCCAAAATGGTTTGCAGTTCGAGATAAAGAAGTGCTAAGAGGGTTTTACGAAGGCAACTCGACATTCTATACAAAGGAACACATCCTAGCATGGCTCACACCAATCGCCGTTTGGGGCACGTTCATGGTTGTGATTGCTTTTACACTCCTCTGCATTAACGTAATTGTCCGCAAGCAGTGGAGTGACCGCGAGCGCCTAAGCTTTCCGATAATTCAAATGCCGCTCGAAATGACCAAAGAAGGAGGCCAGTCAGGTTTTTTCAAAAACAAATTCCTCTGGATTGGCTTCATTATTCCAGTACTAATCGAAACGCTAAACAACCTGAACTTCTTCTATCCATCCGTGCCCTATATCCAAATTAAGGTCTACAACATAGGACAGTTCATCCAGAATCGCCCATGGAACGGCGTCGGTTGGTTCCCGATTTCCTTCTACCCCTTCGCAATCGGGCTGACTTTCTTCCTGCCCGCGGATTTGTCATTTAGCTGTTGGTTTTTTTACTTATTCCGCAAAATGCTTGACGTTTTTGCGGTCGCAATGGGTTGGCGCGATGCCGGCGCAAGCCCAGCAATGCAAAGGTTTCCGTACTTCGCCGAGCAAGCAGATGGAGCATGGATAATTCTAGCACTAATAATGGTGTATGGAAGTCGGAACTACCTTCGGGAGGTTATAAAGCGCGCACTTGGACAAGAGTCCGAAATCGACGATTCGACCGAGCCTATGTCATACCGAACAGCCTTCATAGGAATCGGCTTCGGATTGGCGTTTCTCTATATATTTTGCATTCTTGCTGGCGCATCACCATTTGTCCCAGTGGTTTTCTTTGCACTATACTTTATCGTGGCAATCGCCATCACACGCATTCGCGCAGAACTCGGCCCACCTGCACATGAATTGAACTTTTACCGGCCCGAAGAGATAATGACGGCTGCCTTCGGGACCCAAGCCCTCGGGATAAGAAATCTCACCATAATAAGCTACTTCTATTGGTTCAACCGCGGCTACCGAAACCTTGTTGCGCCTCATCAACTCGAAGCTTTCAAAATCGGCGAGGTATGCAAATCAAGTGGCCGCAAGCTTACAGTAATAATAATGGTTGCTGTTGTGCTGGGCATTTTATCAACTTTTTGGTCACTCCTCCATATGTACTATATTAATGGGGCTGCAACTGCCAAGATCATTGCTGGCTATCGGACGAGTATCGGAAGCTATGCCTTCGATAGGCTGAACAGCTGGGTGTTAAACCCCAAGAAACCAGATGGCGCGGCACTGACTGCAATGGTTTCTGGCGGTGCATTTGCCATATTCTTGACAATTATGAAATCGCGCTTTCTCTGGTGGCCATTCCATCCTATTGGCTATGGGCTTGCAGTAAGTTATGCGATGGATTACTTTTGGTTTACTGCATTCATCGGCTGGTTTTGCAAGGTCCTTACACTCCGATATGGCGGAATCAAGCTTTATCGGACACTTCTTCCGTTCTTTATGGGCCTTATTCTCGGAGATTATGTCATCGCCAGCACCTGGACACTAATTGGGTGGGCACTAGGCATACCAATATACAGGCAGTTCATTTTCTAGATTAATATTTCAGAAATCAAATCCTACTAAAACACAAATGGTCAAGGCTCAGCTTTCTTCTTGTAATGTGGCAAGTAATTTAAGAGGGTAAATCAGAAAATTACGCGATGAAAAGTATTCTTGGAAGTTACAGACTTAATGCTTGCAGACATAATTTGAACTCACAGAAAGCAACGCAACCTCGAAACTAATAACCTGTGCTTTACCAATCCAGATACCTATTTTGAGGTATTTCCCAGCCTTCCGGGTAGATTAGGTAAACAGTGCCTTTTGAACCTTCCTCAGTAAGCCAAGAAGCTTCGAAATTCGACCGAGGGAAAACTTTGCGCACACATTCTCCCTTGTCAAGGAAAGTGTATGGGTCATTAAAAATAGGATCCCCTTCCTCAGTAAAGCCGCGGATTACCATCAAATGGCCCATGTCCCGACCTGCTTTTCCACGGAGGATATTATAATCAAGGCTAACGATTACTGGAACATCTTTAGCAATCCACTGCTCAATCTGAGATACACTCGAAAGCCTCGTGACATATGCCTTAAGGCCGCCGAACTCCGCAGCGTACGCTGTATTGAAAGTCCAATTGCCTGTTCCACCCCAACCCTTGTCATAAATGCCATCAACCGCTGTTTGGAGCGGCACAGAAAGTTTGGGGCGTCCAAGCTTCTGTGCCCACCAATCGAGCACCATCGCAGTCGAAGTAGCGCTGCAAAACCGATAGCCTTCGGGAACAGTGAGCTGGGAGCGCTCGGGAACAAGGAGGTCCTTCCCCCAAACTTCTCGGTGTTTCCTGAGCCTACCAGGGCGAGAATCTTTGGCAAGAGCATGAACTGCAAGCATCTTAAGAATTGGATAAGTCTTTCCATCCCTCGTTGAAAGCTCCGCCAAAACCCGAAACGCATCGGCAGGTTTTGTAATAAACAGCGTATCGGATTCCATCCTTGCAAACATATCTTTTTGCAGTCTGAGGCTAGTTCGAAAGTCAGCGCGGGATTCACGACTCCAGATGGCAACAGTAAACCTTTTGCTCCAAACGCCAGCTGAGCGCGTCTGCACGTACACCCGCAGATAGCTTCCCAACGGAGTAACTGCATTCCAAGAAACAATAATCTCACTGCAAGGGAAGCCGATTTCTATCACGGGTGATTCTATCAAAGCCGATGGATATGGATTATCAATTGGTGAGGAAGCAAGAGTTTTGATGTTTTTGTTGCCATCCTCAGCAAATTTAGCTTCGACTCCGCCAACGGCTGAGTTCCACCTAGCATGGGTAAGCCAAAACGACTCAAAATCTTTCTTATTTTCAAACTTAAACAGCTTTCTTCCCCCAACAATGCCCGCCTGGCTGGTCATGGAAATCAAAAAGATAAGCGTCGTTGTCAATAATACATGTTTCATACTTTTCACCAACGGATATGTTAATCCGCAAAAGTCGGGCTTCCTGCAAAAAGCCTTTGATCTTGCAAAACCCGACTTTCCTGTCGCTCCCGAATGCACTCGCAAAAGGCACCCTCAGCTGGAACACAACGCTACCTTTGGTTCTAGCCAGGATGTAACCAGAATTCGAAATTAAATTTTGTGGGAAATAAGAACCTTGTAATGATATAATAGAATAAGCTCTAGAGTCAGACTCTTTAGGATCACGTAATGGTTTCATGTGGCATTGTCGGATTGCCTAACGTCGGCAAGACAACTTTTTTCAATGCAATAACACGCGCTAGTGCGGAAGTCTCAAACTATCCGTTCACTACTGTTGGCAAAAACGAAGCAATCGTTCCCGTTCCCGACGCACGCCTAGACGATTTAAAGATTATTGCAGAACAGGAAGAAGCTCGTCCGGCTACTTTCCGCCTGGTTGATATCGCAGGCTTAGTCCGCGGCGCCAGCAAAGGCGAGGGCCTTGGTAACGAGTTCCTTGGCTATATTCGAAATGTAGATGCAATAATCCAAGTTCTGAGGTGCTTCGAGGCACCGCACATTTCCCACGTGGAAGGAGAACCAGACCCTATTCGCGATCTTGAGATTATTGATACCGAGCTTCGACTCGCAGACCTCGTTGTGCTCGACCGAAGGCTAGACAAAATTGGCAAGAACCCAAGTCTAAAAGAGCAAAAAGAAGAACGTGAGGCGTTGCTAGCTATCTTCGACGCCTTAAATTCCGGAAAAAACTTACGAAGCGGAGTGGTTGCCCCCGAATTAATGTCAAAAGCCGGCCCCCTAAATCTCCTGTCGGCAAAGCCACGAATGCTAGTGGCGAACATTGGGGACCAATGCGAGAATGAGTACCTTCTACGTCTTCGAGAATGGGCAAAGGAGCACGGGGAACTGCTATATGAGCTCCCATGCAAATTAGCCTGCGATTTAGCAGAACTTTCACCAGAAGAGGCTGAGGAGTTTGCGAACGAGTTTGGAATGCCTACAAATGCCCTTGCAGAGATTTTAATTGCAGCATACCGGCTTCTTGACCTTATCACTTTCTACACAATTGTCGGGAGATGTGTAACTGCATGGCCAATACGCCGGGGGTCGGATGCCTATCACGCTGCCGGAATGATACACAAAGATATCCAGAAAGGCTTCATAAAAGCCGAAGTCGTCTCTTACGAAGACCTCAAAGCCTCAGGCTCATGGGCAAATGCGCGGCATCTTGGAAAAATTAGATTAGAAGGCAGGGAATATATACTTCAAGACGGAGACATTGTCTTCTTCAAGTTTTCAGCCTAGATATCCAAAATATAATAATGGCAAACAATCAAAGGTTTCACATTTCACGATATCGAAAAAACAATTGACTATACAGCTTTGGCATGCTAAAATATCACAACCGTTGGGTTGCTTCAGGCAAATTGCCAACCTGGAGCCTACGAGGCAATGAAGCACACACC
This Armatimonadota bacterium DNA region includes the following protein-coding sequences:
- a CDS encoding outer membrane lipoprotein-sorting protein; translated protein: MRSALKLLVLTILLSLLATFGRTDPDIRAQVRQATQAFKDITLTCRVLYANVPELKKIGKDFPNSYEFKSTTIKYKAPDKMKIEGKLGLVTVAIVINGDIKSIRAPGLHISKKENIARQPHKRQGDLDIGIFTDQLWQDYVVTNVETEEGQNGKLYKIAFVRSNSKNKKLVLWAEPKTWKLLKLEKYEDDGTLKSRYIYSNHRRYGPIWVPGHIDVYNRDGKLAGSTMYENIKVNSGIPDSEFKP
- a CDS encoding electron transfer flavoprotein subunit alpha; its protein translation is MAIRVIESKCNGCGLCVKACPLNAITVNNKLAIIDLDICNYCGSCVSACRLRAIAIEIEKQPAEDLGQYRGVWVFGEQFRGKIAPVVFELIGVGRKLADDRGAELAVIVLGNNLGDAAAELAEYPVDKIYLYEAPELAQYDGERYSRILADVIRELKPEIMLAGATTTGRSFLSQVAIRLYTGLTADCTGLAIGKDDGLLYQTRPAYGGNVMATILCPYTRPQMATVRHKVFPVSPKRNDGKKAQIINLTPKPQLFSSRSEILDFIEQYESTVNLVEADIIVSGGRGIQDPSNFSMLEELAKLLGGAVGASRAAVDAGWIPYCHQVGQTGKTVCPKLYIACGISGAVQHLAGMSSSDTIIAINKDPDAPIFGVADVGFVGDCLEIIPLLTKKIKAMRGLET
- a CDS encoding electron transfer flavoprotein subunit beta/FixA family protein; the protein is MFKICVCIKQVPATTEVKFDPETNTLIREGVETQINPFDLYALEEAVRMKERLQEQGEEATVTAVTMGPPQAEEALREAISLGADGGILLSDRAFAGADTWATSYTLAKALAKLEPALVFCGMQAIDGDTGQVGPGIAVHLDYAQATYVAKIESFDKKKLTVRRLLENGYEVCSVRLPAVLTVVKEINEPRTPSLRGKMNAKKAQIPVWKPDDIEASPEKIGLQGSPTQVIKVFSPPRREGGEKFTGEPDELADKLLNVLKEMEIV
- a CDS encoding peptidase C39 family protein, which produces MKHVLLTTTLIFLISMTSQAGIVGGRKLFKFENKKDFESFWLTHARWNSAVGGVEAKFAEDGNKNIKTLASSPIDNPYPSALIESPVIEIGFPCSEIIVSWNAVTPLGSYLRVYVQTRSAGVWSKRFTVAIWSRESRADFRTSLRLQKDMFARMESDTLFITKPADAFRVLAELSTRDGKTYPILKMLAVHALAKDSRPGRLRKHREVWGKDLLVPERSQLTVPEGYRFCSATSTAMVLDWWAQKLGRPKLSVPLQTAVDGIYDKGWGGTGNWTFNTAYAAEFGGLKAYVTRLSSVSQIEQWIAKDVPVIVSLDYNILRGKAGRDMGHLMVIRGFTEEGDPIFNDPYTFLDKGECVRKVFPRSNFEASWLTEEGSKGTVYLIYPEGWEIPQNRYLDW
- the ychF gene encoding redox-regulated ATPase YchF, whose product is MVSCGIVGLPNVGKTTFFNAITRASAEVSNYPFTTVGKNEAIVPVPDARLDDLKIIAEQEEARPATFRLVDIAGLVRGASKGEGLGNEFLGYIRNVDAIIQVLRCFEAPHISHVEGEPDPIRDLEIIDTELRLADLVVLDRRLDKIGKNPSLKEQKEEREALLAIFDALNSGKNLRSGVVAPELMSKAGPLNLLSAKPRMLVANIGDQCENEYLLRLREWAKEHGELLYELPCKLACDLAELSPEEAEEFANEFGMPTNALAEILIAAYRLLDLITFYTIVGRCVTAWPIRRGSDAYHAAGMIHKDIQKGFIKAEVVSYEDLKASGSWANARHLGKIRLEGREYILQDGDIVFFKFSA